From Desulfotignum phosphitoxidans DSM 13687, one genomic window encodes:
- a CDS encoding DUF2958 domain-containing protein yields MWNTPTKAQLDAIPKLYSTEDVPIPDKVIHLHFFIGGCDWYISEFDGDDLFWGFAILNNDHEMAEWGYISFRELQGIKINGWVEIDCDLNWEIKKASEVERIVQCRNGIF; encoded by the coding sequence ATGTGGAATACACCTACTAAAGCGCAATTAGATGCCATTCCAAAACTTTATTCAACTGAGGACGTACCAATACCCGATAAGGTTATTCACCTCCACTTCTTTATCGGAGGGTGTGACTGGTATATTTCCGAATTTGACGGGGATGATCTGTTTTGGGGATTTGCCATTTTGAATAATGACCATGAAATGGCTGAATGGGGTTACATTTCTTTCAGGGAACTTCAGGGCATTAAGATAAATGGGTGGGTTGAAATCGACTGTGATTTAAATTGGGAAATCAAGAAAGCATCTGAAGTTGAACGGATTGTTCAATGCCGTAATGGGATTTTTTGA
- a CDS encoding J domain-containing protein, with translation MNIIQALSILNPTEKTEAGLKTAYRAACLKHHPDKNGDVEVMKLVNSAYDFLMKCEFWWTGEQARTAQKQTPLTETIQNIIDEIKTIPGLKIEVIGSWLWVSGNTYDHKTLLKDLKMKFSDNKKAWYYHEDVYRKRGKRKFSMNDIRNLHGSEEIKTEDNQSLLA, from the coding sequence ATGAACATTATACAAGCACTTTCAATACTAAATCCAACGGAAAAAACAGAAGCCGGGCTAAAAACAGCATACCGGGCAGCATGTTTAAAGCATCACCCAGACAAAAATGGTGACGTTGAGGTAATGAAGCTTGTCAATTCTGCTTATGATTTTTTAATGAAATGTGAATTTTGGTGGACAGGAGAACAGGCAAGGACAGCACAAAAGCAAACTCCATTAACTGAAACTATTCAGAATATCATTGATGAGATTAAAACCATTCCAGGCCTTAAAATTGAAGTTATTGGCTCCTGGCTTTGGGTATCTGGTAACACCTACGACCATAAAACACTGTTAAAGGATCTGAAGATGAAGTTTTCAGACAATAAAAAGGCTTGGTACTATCATGAGGATGTATATCGCAAAAGAGGAAAAAGAAAATTCAGCATGAATGACATAAGAAATCTGCATGGATCAGAAGAAATCAAGACTGAGGACAATCAATCACTGTTAGCATAA
- a CDS encoding tyrosine-type recombinase/integrase, which produces MQAVLNFPQTLSTPRHKFKPRANVKSMDTIKYFNNMQIKLIRKTVKNKALLDVKKGQVTGIREWLVIDILTLTGVRVSEAANLRCGDIKTGYGQIELFIRNGKGSRSRTIQIPKSLKKHFNTFIKWKKDRDEPVGFDDHVFLGQRGPWTPQAVQQIVKKYLKVLGLYENGKSVHSLRHSYAVQLYKQERDLRAVQKQLGHASSQTTEIYADVTKEDIQEQLRNFW; this is translated from the coding sequence ATGCAAGCCGTTCTCAATTTCCCTCAAACATTGTCCACGCCACGACACAAATTCAAACCGCGTGCAAATGTCAAATCCATGGATACCATCAAATATTTTAACAACATGCAGATCAAGCTCATCAGGAAGACAGTAAAAAACAAAGCGCTATTGGATGTCAAGAAGGGTCAAGTCACCGGAATTCGAGAATGGCTGGTTATTGATATCCTTACCTTAACCGGTGTTCGAGTCAGTGAAGCCGCTAATCTTCGCTGTGGTGACATCAAGACAGGTTACGGACAAATTGAACTTTTTATTAGAAATGGCAAAGGATCAAGGAGCCGAACCATTCAGATCCCGAAGAGCTTAAAAAAACACTTTAATACTTTCATCAAGTGGAAAAAAGACCGGGATGAACCGGTTGGCTTTGATGACCATGTGTTTTTAGGTCAGAGAGGCCCTTGGACCCCCCAGGCAGTACAACAAATCGTTAAAAAGTATCTAAAAGTCTTGGGGTTGTACGAAAATGGCAAGTCAGTCCATTCTCTACGCCATTCATATGCGGTTCAGCTCTACAAACAAGAACGTGACTTGAGGGCTGTACAAAAACAATTGGGACACGCTTCAAGTCAAACAACGGAGATATACGCTGATGTTACTAAGGAGGACATTCAGGAACAGCTCAGAAACTTCTGGTAA
- a CDS encoding CPBP family intramembrane glutamic endopeptidase, whose protein sequence is MTQPIHSSHPSTVRISAGFTFLVLPFYINDFSSIFIQDWRWWLGIDYVLVKLVPLAGAAWLISTGQFSRQELGFKSQGIMTFIAWSLGLTLVCTLIDQNAYTLTADLPGYPPLGGMPAITSPFWDWIDLTLGLALVALCEELVFRGYLHAVFRQMALPPGMIIIMSSTAFGLAHWCLGLPTVLITGFIGAVLMIAYMRTGSLYAMILAHFFVNFIDFSGVIPKSIFQLF, encoded by the coding sequence ATGACACAGCCAATTCATTCCAGTCACCCCTCCACAGTCAGGATTTCCGCCGGGTTTACTTTCCTGGTCCTTCCATTTTACATCAATGATTTTTCATCCATTTTCATCCAGGACTGGCGGTGGTGGCTTGGGATTGACTATGTTCTGGTCAAGCTTGTGCCCCTCGCTGGTGCGGCCTGGCTGATCAGTACCGGACAGTTCTCCCGCCAGGAACTGGGATTTAAATCCCAAGGGATTATGACCTTTATAGCCTGGTCCCTTGGACTGACCCTGGTCTGCACCCTTATTGATCAGAATGCCTATACCCTTACAGCCGACCTGCCCGGATACCCTCCTTTAGGCGGCATGCCCGCCATAACTTCACCTTTTTGGGACTGGATCGATCTCACCCTGGGGCTTGCTCTGGTTGCCCTATGCGAGGAACTGGTGTTCAGAGGCTATCTTCATGCCGTTTTCAGGCAAATGGCGCTGCCGCCGGGTATGATCATTATCATGTCATCTACAGCCTTTGGGTTGGCTCACTGGTGCCTGGGCCTTCCCACCGTCCTCATCACCGGTTTTATTGGAGCTGTGCTCATGATCGCCTACATGCGGACTGGTTCTCTATACGCCATGATACTGGCCCATTTTTTTGTCAACTTCATTGATTTTTCCGGTGTGATTCCCAAATCAATTTTTCAGTTATTTTGA